Proteins encoded in a region of the Bacillus methanolicus genome:
- the ald gene encoding alanine dehydrogenase, whose product MRIGVPAEIKNNENRVAMTPAGVVNLVHFGHEVYIEKGAGIGSGFTDEDYVSAGAKIVDTAEEAWSMDMIMKVKEPLPSEYRYFREGLILFTYLHLAPEPDLTKALIEKKVVGIAYETVQLANGALPLLTPMSEVAGRMAPQIGAQFLEKVNGGKGILLSGVPGVQRAKVSIIGGGVAGTNAAKVAIGLGAKVTIIDLNPDRLRQLDDIFGTDVTTLMSNPYNIREAVKESDLVIGAVLIPGAKAPKLVTEEMIKSMTPGSVVVDIAVDQGGIFETTDRITTHDNPTYEKHGVVHYAVANIPGAVPRTSTIALTNVTVPYAIQIANKGYKQACIDNEALLKGINTLNGHVTYKAVAEAHNLEYADTKTILEQL is encoded by the coding sequence ATGCGAATTGGAGTGCCTGCAGAAATAAAGAACAATGAAAACCGTGTGGCAATGACTCCTGCAGGTGTTGTTAACTTAGTACATTTCGGCCATGAAGTGTATATTGAAAAAGGAGCCGGAATCGGTTCCGGTTTTACAGATGAAGATTATGTTTCGGCCGGGGCAAAAATTGTAGATACGGCTGAAGAAGCATGGTCGATGGATATGATTATGAAGGTAAAAGAACCCCTTCCAAGCGAATACCGCTATTTCCGTGAAGGCTTAATTTTATTTACATACTTACATTTAGCTCCGGAACCTGATTTAACAAAAGCCTTGATTGAAAAGAAAGTAGTTGGCATTGCTTATGAAACTGTACAATTGGCTAACGGTGCGCTTCCTTTATTAACGCCGATGAGTGAAGTAGCCGGACGGATGGCCCCTCAAATTGGCGCGCAATTCCTTGAAAAAGTTAATGGCGGAAAAGGAATTTTGTTATCCGGCGTCCCAGGTGTGCAGAGAGCAAAAGTATCAATTATCGGCGGCGGTGTGGCCGGAACAAATGCTGCTAAAGTGGCGATCGGGCTTGGTGCAAAAGTAACGATCATTGATTTAAATCCTGATCGGCTTCGCCAGCTTGATGATATTTTTGGAACAGATGTTACGACGCTTATGTCCAATCCATATAACATCCGAGAAGCAGTTAAAGAATCGGACCTTGTCATTGGCGCTGTTCTTATTCCTGGTGCAAAAGCACCTAAACTTGTGACAGAGGAAATGATCAAATCGATGACACCAGGATCTGTCGTTGTCGATATTGCGGTTGACCAAGGCGGTATTTTTGAAACGACCGACCGGATTACAACTCATGATAACCCAACTTATGAAAAGCATGGTGTTGTCCACTATGCAGTTGCTAATATACCCGGTGCTGTTCCGCGCACGTCTACAATTGCTTTAACGAATGTTACCGTTCCATATGCCATTCAAATTGCTAATAAAGGCTATAAGCAAGCATGCATTGATAATGAAGCCCTTCTGAAAGGAATTAACACGCTTAATGGCCATGTTACTTACAAGGCGGTTGCGGAAGCGCATAATCTTGAATATGCTGACACAAAAACAATTCTTGAACAATTGTAA
- a CDS encoding HPP family protein produces MKKVAVLHPSRPNYWAKMKGKGRSPLKVDIKDAMTGLIGGFITILVLAVLTKITPATWLIAPFGASCVLAFGVWDAPLSQPRNIIGGHFISSLVGLTVYHFFGNEPWTIALGVGLAIAFMMLTKTTHPPAGADPIVVIVGSYKWSYLFTPILIGSIVIVLIAVLINNLRKNREYPIFWI; encoded by the coding sequence ATGAAGAAAGTGGCAGTATTGCATCCATCTCGTCCTAATTATTGGGCTAAAATGAAGGGGAAGGGAAGGAGTCCTTTAAAAGTGGATATAAAGGATGCAATGACCGGACTAATTGGAGGATTTATTACTATTTTAGTTTTGGCAGTATTAACAAAGATCACTCCTGCAACTTGGTTAATAGCCCCATTTGGAGCAAGTTGTGTGTTAGCATTTGGTGTATGGGATGCACCATTATCTCAGCCGAGGAATATTATAGGCGGACACTTTATTTCTTCGCTAGTAGGTTTAACGGTGTACCATTTTTTCGGTAATGAACCATGGACGATCGCTTTAGGTGTAGGATTAGCTATCGCATTCATGATGTTGACAAAAACGACTCATCCGCCAGCAGGGGCAGACCCAATTGTTGTGATAGTTGGATCGTACAAATGGAGTTACCTATTCACACCCATATTAATTGGCTCAATAGTCATTGTTTTAATAGCAGTATTAATCAATAATTTGCGCAAAAATAGAGAATATCCGATATTCTGGATATGA
- the argH gene encoding argininosuccinate lyase → MKKLWGGRFTKSAEEWVDEFGASISFDKELVLEDIEASIAHAAMLSKCGILTKDEGTLIIEGLNRLKEKALNEELSYSIKLEDIHLNLESMLTEEIGPVGGKLHTARSRNDQVAVDMHLYLRKQVLIIIDLISEFQEVLLEKAEENVETIMPGYTHLQRAQPISFAHHLMAYFWMLERDKQRFSESLKRINKSPLGAGALAGTTFPIDREYSAELLGFDGIYENSLDAVSDRDFILEFLSDSSILMMHLSRFSEEIILWASQEFRFIELDDSFSTGSSIMPQKKNPDMAELIRGKTGRVYGNLVGLLTVLKGLPLAYNKDMQEDKEGMFDTVKTVTGSLKIFAGMIRTMKVNKEQMEKSVKNDFSNATELADYLADKGVPFREAHEIVGKLVLSCVQKGCFLADLTLEEFKASSPLFEEDIYDALNPYNAVKRRNSAGGTGFAEIYKAIDKAKKCLETEKHAIQ, encoded by the coding sequence GTGAAAAAGCTTTGGGGCGGAAGATTTACGAAATCTGCCGAGGAATGGGTAGATGAGTTCGGGGCTTCCATTTCGTTCGATAAAGAATTAGTGCTCGAAGACATTGAAGCAAGCATTGCACATGCCGCCATGCTGTCGAAATGCGGCATTCTTACAAAAGATGAAGGCACGCTTATTATCGAAGGATTAAATAGATTAAAAGAAAAGGCATTAAATGAAGAGCTCTCTTATTCTATTAAGCTTGAAGACATTCATCTAAATCTGGAAAGCATGCTGACAGAGGAAATCGGGCCGGTTGGCGGCAAATTGCATACAGCGAGAAGCCGTAATGACCAGGTTGCTGTTGATATGCATTTATATTTGCGGAAACAAGTGTTAATTATCATTGATTTAATCAGCGAGTTTCAGGAAGTTTTACTCGAAAAAGCAGAAGAAAATGTTGAAACGATTATGCCCGGTTATACCCATCTTCAACGGGCACAGCCGATTTCGTTTGCCCACCATTTAATGGCATATTTCTGGATGTTGGAACGAGATAAACAGCGATTTTCAGAAAGTCTGAAACGAATAAATAAATCGCCGCTTGGAGCTGGTGCGCTTGCAGGAACGACTTTTCCGATCGACCGGGAGTACAGCGCAGAGCTGCTTGGTTTTGATGGCATCTATGAAAACAGTTTGGACGCAGTAAGCGATCGCGATTTTATCCTTGAATTTTTATCAGACAGTTCGATTCTAATGATGCATCTATCAAGATTCAGTGAAGAGATTATTTTATGGGCAAGCCAGGAATTTCGCTTTATTGAACTGGATGATAGTTTTTCAACCGGAAGCAGCATTATGCCGCAAAAGAAAAACCCGGATATGGCGGAGCTTATTCGCGGGAAAACGGGAAGGGTTTACGGCAATCTTGTCGGGCTGCTAACAGTCTTAAAAGGGCTCCCTCTTGCTTATAACAAAGATATGCAAGAAGACAAGGAAGGGATGTTTGATACGGTCAAAACCGTAACAGGCTCATTGAAGATTTTTGCCGGCATGATCCGCACAATGAAGGTTAATAAGGAACAGATGGAGAAATCGGTAAAGAATGATTTTTCAAATGCGACAGAGCTTGCTGATTATCTTGCGGATAAAGGGGTTCCTTTCCGTGAAGCACATGAAATTGTAGGAAAGCTTGTGCTTTCATGTGTCCAAAAAGGCTGCTTTTTAGCTGATTTAACATTAGAGGAATTTAAAGCATCAAGCCCTTTATTTGAAGAAGACATTTACGATGCACTAAACCCGTACAATGCTGTTAAACGGCGCAATAGTGCTGGAGGAACAGGCTTTGCCGAAATCTATAAGGCCATCGACAAAGCAAAAAAATGTCTTGAAACTGAAAAGCACGCAATCCAGTAA
- a CDS encoding argininosuccinate synthase, with amino-acid sequence MSKPKVVLAYSGGLDTSVAIKWLEEQGYSVVACCLDVGEGKDLEFVQQKALKVGAVQSYVIDAKEEFANEYALMALQAHALYEGKYPLVSALSRPLIAKKLVEVAEKEGAVAVAHGCTGKGNDQVRFEVSINALNPDLQVLAPVREWSWSREEEIEYAKKHGIPIPIDLDSPFSIDQNLWGRSNECGILEDPWAAPPEEAYELTASLETTPDVPDIIEIGFEEGIPVTLNGKHYSLAQLILELNILAGKHGVGRIDHVENRLVGIKSREVYECPGAMTLIKAHKELEDLTLVKEVAHFKPIIEKKISEVIYEGLWFSPIKDALAAFLKETQKHVTGTVRVKLFKGHAIVEGRKSPYSLYDEKLATYTSDDAFDHSAAVGFIKLWGLPTKVQSIVNNKKVTV; translated from the coding sequence GTGTCTAAACCAAAAGTTGTTCTCGCATATTCAGGCGGTCTTGATACTTCGGTAGCAATTAAATGGCTGGAAGAGCAGGGGTATTCGGTTGTCGCTTGCTGCTTGGATGTAGGTGAAGGAAAGGATCTTGAATTTGTTCAACAAAAGGCGCTAAAAGTTGGAGCCGTTCAATCATATGTTATTGATGCCAAAGAGGAATTTGCAAATGAATATGCCTTAATGGCGCTTCAGGCGCATGCTTTATATGAAGGAAAATATCCGCTTGTGTCGGCATTGTCCCGTCCGCTTATTGCGAAAAAACTTGTTGAAGTTGCCGAAAAAGAAGGAGCGGTTGCCGTAGCGCACGGATGTACAGGTAAAGGGAATGACCAGGTAAGATTTGAAGTGTCTATAAATGCATTAAATCCTGATCTTCAAGTGCTTGCTCCTGTACGTGAATGGAGCTGGTCGCGTGAAGAGGAGATTGAATACGCGAAGAAACATGGAATTCCAATTCCTATTGATCTGGACAGTCCGTTTTCAATTGACCAGAATTTGTGGGGCCGCAGCAATGAATGCGGAATTTTAGAAGACCCATGGGCTGCGCCTCCAGAAGAAGCTTATGAATTAACCGCAAGCCTTGAAACAACACCCGATGTTCCGGATATTATAGAAATCGGATTTGAAGAAGGGATCCCTGTCACGTTAAATGGGAAACATTATTCCTTAGCACAATTAATTTTAGAACTGAATATTTTAGCCGGAAAACATGGAGTAGGCCGCATTGATCATGTTGAGAACCGCCTCGTCGGAATCAAATCTCGTGAAGTATACGAGTGTCCCGGAGCGATGACATTGATTAAAGCGCATAAAGAACTTGAAGATTTGACGCTTGTCAAAGAAGTTGCCCACTTTAAGCCGATCATTGAAAAGAAAATTTCCGAAGTGATTTATGAAGGCTTGTGGTTCTCTCCAATTAAGGACGCTCTCGCTGCATTTTTAAAAGAAACGCAGAAGCATGTAACGGGAACAGTGAGAGTCAAGCTCTTTAAAGGCCACGCCATTGTTGAAGGAAGAAAATCACCGTACTCGCTTTATGATGAAAAGCTTGCTACTTATACATCAGATGATGCATTTGACCATAGTGCAGCTGTCGGTTTTATCAAATTGTGGGGACTTCCGACAAAAGTGCAAAGCATCGTAAACAACAAGAAGGTGACAGTGTGA
- a CDS encoding MogA/MoaB family molybdenum cofactor biosynthesis protein produces MSTTEHKKEAPRKVKCKVITVSDTRDKQTDKSGKLMIELLEGAGHLIIDYVIVKDEEIAIREEVLKGCQNPDIDVILTNGGTGIAKRDVTIETVSSLFDKEITGFGELFRMLSYQEDIGSAAILSRAVAGVIKDKAVFSTPGSTGAVRLAMNKLILPELGHVVRELRKDL; encoded by the coding sequence ATGAGCACAACGGAACATAAGAAAGAGGCGCCGAGAAAAGTAAAATGCAAAGTGATCACCGTAAGTGATACACGAGACAAGCAAACAGATAAAAGCGGAAAATTGATGATCGAGCTTCTTGAAGGTGCCGGCCACTTGATCATTGATTACGTGATAGTAAAAGACGAGGAGATTGCGATCAGGGAAGAAGTGTTGAAAGGTTGTCAGAATCCGGATATTGATGTGATCCTGACAAACGGCGGGACTGGCATTGCCAAACGTGATGTAACGATTGAAACAGTCAGCAGCCTGTTTGACAAAGAAATCACCGGCTTTGGCGAGCTGTTCCGGATGCTCAGTTACCAGGAAGACATCGGCTCAGCTGCAATATTATCCCGGGCAGTGGCAGGGGTAATCAAAGATAAGGCTGTGTTTTCAACTCCCGGTTCAACCGGTGCCGTTCGGCTAGCAATGAACAAATTAATTCTGCCTGAACTTGGACATGTCGTCAGGGAATTGCGAAAAGATTTATAG
- a CDS encoding EcsC family protein: protein MELTEREKEVLNEIRDWESELYSYERNDLEATYEKFLERSFDLLPDEAQKQIFSVLDNWLFHLHALIQGSQLQNDAKERILTAGRVFHEDIHTISDLKKLHIDQLRYIAQQQISRHRLYSLVQGSLSGTGSVLLLGTDLPAMAVINLRAVQLIAMTYSFEVNTPFEMMTSLKVFHAATLPARLQGQAWEELMADLENVNDFYFYEGKEELTDVTWLEHPLKQVLKGILILLFKNRSVQGIPFISMTIGAGVNYQLTRKVTDFAQKYYQMRYLLEKRGGFQ from the coding sequence ATGGAATTAACAGAACGGGAAAAAGAAGTTCTAAATGAAATAAGAGATTGGGAAAGCGAGCTGTACAGTTATGAGAGAAACGATTTAGAGGCAACTTATGAAAAATTTTTGGAGCGGTCGTTTGATTTGCTTCCGGATGAAGCACAAAAACAAATCTTTTCCGTATTGGATAATTGGCTTTTTCATCTTCATGCTCTTATCCAGGGATCGCAATTGCAAAACGATGCAAAGGAACGAATTCTGACGGCAGGCCGGGTTTTCCACGAAGATATTCATACAATATCTGACCTGAAAAAACTACATATAGACCAACTTCGTTACATAGCACAGCAGCAAATTTCACGTCATCGGCTATATTCATTAGTGCAAGGAAGTTTATCAGGAACTGGGAGTGTTCTGTTGCTTGGAACCGATCTTCCGGCAATGGCTGTCATTAACCTTCGGGCAGTTCAGCTGATAGCAATGACTTACAGTTTTGAAGTCAATACGCCTTTTGAAATGATGACGTCTCTAAAAGTTTTTCATGCGGCAACTTTGCCTGCCAGGCTGCAGGGGCAGGCATGGGAAGAATTAATGGCGGATTTGGAAAATGTAAATGATTTTTACTTTTATGAAGGGAAAGAAGAGCTGACAGATGTTACATGGCTTGAACATCCTCTTAAGCAGGTTCTGAAGGGAATTCTAATTCTATTATTTAAAAACCGTTCTGTTCAAGGCATCCCTTTTATCAGCATGACAATCGGGGCCGGAGTCAATTATCAATTAACAAGAAAAGTCACTGATTTTGCCCAAAAATATTATCAGATGAGATATTTATTAGAAAAAAGAGGGGGTTTTCAATGA
- a CDS encoding acetate kinase has protein sequence MSKIIAINAGSSSLKFQLFEMPSEEVITKGLIERIGLNDGIFNITVNGEKIKEVRDIPNHEAAVKLLLDKLTALGIIKSLDEIEGIGHRVVHGGEVFDDSVLITEEVLKKIEALSELAPLHNPANVTGIKAFQQVLPNVPAVAVFDTAFHQTMPESSFLYSLPYEYYEKYGIRKYGFHGTSHKYVSQRAAEMLKRPIEQLRLISCHLGNGASIAAIEGGKSIDTSMGFTPLAGITMGTRSGNIDPALIPYIMEKTGKTADEVLDILNKKSGLLGLSGFSSDLRDIEAQAAEGNERAELALEVFASRIHKYIGLYAARMNGVDAIIFTAGIGENSDVIRAKVLKGLEFMGVYWDPSLNKVRGEEAFINYPHSPVKVMVIPTNEEVMIARDVVRLTK, from the coding sequence ATGTCAAAAATTATTGCTATTAATGCCGGCAGTTCCTCATTAAAATTTCAATTATTTGAAATGCCGAGTGAAGAAGTCATCACTAAGGGTCTTATTGAACGGATTGGTCTCAATGATGGGATATTTAATATTACCGTTAACGGTGAAAAAATAAAAGAAGTTAGAGATATTCCTAACCACGAAGCAGCTGTTAAGCTATTGCTAGATAAGCTTACTGCACTTGGAATCATTAAATCACTGGATGAAATTGAAGGAATCGGACACCGTGTTGTACATGGCGGAGAAGTATTTGATGATTCTGTCTTAATTACTGAAGAAGTTTTGAAAAAAATTGAGGCATTATCAGAACTCGCACCTCTTCATAATCCGGCAAATGTAACCGGTATCAAAGCATTCCAGCAAGTGCTTCCAAATGTTCCTGCTGTTGCAGTATTTGATACAGCATTCCACCAAACAATGCCGGAAAGCTCTTTCCTATACAGCTTGCCTTATGAGTATTATGAAAAATACGGCATCCGCAAGTACGGATTCCATGGAACTTCTCATAAGTATGTTTCTCAGCGCGCAGCTGAAATGCTTAAACGGCCGATTGAGCAATTGCGCCTTATCTCATGTCATCTCGGAAATGGAGCAAGTATTGCAGCCATTGAAGGCGGAAAATCAATTGATACATCAATGGGATTCACACCACTTGCAGGGATAACGATGGGAACACGTTCCGGAAACATTGACCCGGCGCTCATTCCATACATTATGGAAAAAACAGGAAAAACAGCTGACGAAGTTCTCGATATATTAAACAAAAAGAGCGGTTTGCTAGGTCTTTCCGGATTTTCAAGTGACCTTCGTGATATTGAAGCGCAAGCTGCTGAGGGAAATGAGCGTGCTGAGCTTGCACTTGAAGTATTCGCGAGCCGCATTCATAAATATATCGGATTGTACGCAGCCCGCATGAACGGCGTAGATGCAATCATCTTTACAGCCGGAATTGGTGAAAACAGTGATGTTATCCGTGCAAAAGTGTTAAAGGGCCTTGAATTTATGGGGGTATACTGGGATCCTTCTCTGAATAAGGTTCGCGGAGAAGAAGCATTCATCAACTATCCACATTCTCCGGTAAAAGTCATGGTCATCCCGACAAACGAGGAAGTCATGATTGCCCGGGATGTCGTACGGCTGACAAAATAA
- a CDS encoding class I SAM-dependent methyltransferase, with amino-acid sequence MSISAVEKLFTVFNETAQILQEELSITYLDALAETGENLFQDTVLQEELSEITVKRLEKSYKQIHLEKYSNEEIRKAYQLAILKGMKENVQPNHQMTPDAVGMLFGYLVNKFIKAHSFKILDPAVGTGNLLTTVLNMQPNKAIEATGIDIDDLLIRLAFVNANLQSHPIQFFNQDSLQPLFVDPQDAVICDLPVGFYPDDVRAAEYELKAKSGHSYAHHLFIEQSTRYLKPGGYMFLLIPNGLFESDQASQLHDFIKEHLVIQGVLQLPLSMFKNKNASKSIFIVQKKGEEVKPPKQVLLAELPTLSNAAAVDNIFRKIETWINENK; translated from the coding sequence TTGAGTATCTCTGCAGTAGAGAAATTATTTACCGTTTTTAACGAAACAGCACAAATACTACAAGAAGAATTATCGATTACATATTTGGATGCCTTGGCTGAGACCGGGGAAAATCTCTTTCAAGATACTGTTCTGCAAGAAGAATTAAGTGAAATTACGGTTAAAAGACTTGAAAAAAGTTATAAACAGATTCATTTAGAAAAATATAGCAATGAAGAGATCCGGAAAGCGTACCAATTAGCGATCTTAAAAGGGATGAAAGAAAATGTGCAGCCGAACCATCAAATGACTCCGGATGCAGTTGGCATGCTTTTTGGTTATTTAGTGAACAAGTTTATAAAAGCACATTCTTTCAAAATACTGGATCCGGCAGTCGGCACCGGAAACCTTTTAACAACAGTTCTTAACATGCAGCCAAATAAAGCGATTGAAGCGACAGGAATTGATATCGACGATCTGTTAATAAGATTGGCATTTGTAAATGCAAATCTTCAATCCCATCCAATTCAGTTTTTCAACCAGGACAGCCTTCAGCCGTTATTTGTTGATCCGCAAGATGCTGTTATTTGTGATTTGCCTGTTGGATTTTATCCGGATGATGTGCGGGCTGCAGAATACGAATTAAAGGCAAAGTCCGGACACTCATATGCCCATCATTTGTTTATAGAACAAAGCACCCGGTATTTAAAACCTGGCGGATATATGTTTCTCTTAATTCCGAACGGACTTTTCGAAAGTGATCAGGCTTCACAGCTCCATGATTTTATAAAGGAGCATTTGGTCATCCAGGGTGTTCTTCAACTTCCGTTATCGATGTTTAAGAATAAAAATGCTTCCAAAAGCATTTTTATCGTTCAGAAAAAAGGGGAGGAAGTAAAACCTCCGAAGCAAGTATTGCTTGCAGAATTACCGACACTATCAAATGCAGCAGCGGTTGATAACATCTTTCGTAAAATTGAAACTTGGATCAATGAGAATAAATAA
- a CDS encoding IS4 family transposase, which translates to MDKNTIKTVFKEYIQPMDEKVFLKMIDQMKLDKYVKKLDSLTFTKLFIYAQLKQLDSLKKISFKVKNKKKLQKELGLKSISKSQLSRKLSDLPPEIFEVILHHLVEQIYREFGKEKGDDLLGKIHLIDSTTISLCLSQYRWADFRNTKAGVKIHTRVVFHEGETFPDKIMITPARPADVTQLDGLMIIDKDALHVFDRGYFDFKKFDEYCRHNIRFCTRIKENTVIHVIEELPVDPSSNISREAIVKLGRMKYPVRLIETKDSQGNTLSIIINDAKMSAQEISELYRNRWQIELFFKWMKQHLIIKRCYGKSANAVFNQIYIAMITFCLTLLMKKKVSYQGTLLEMFEFIEEYWSKSFFEFIKELFKTPDRSSYGRRPLNHEQIFIETLAQFEKGDVQHLDDLTYDPIYL; encoded by the coding sequence ATGGACAAGAATACCATAAAAACAGTATTTAAGGAATACATCCAACCAATGGATGAAAAAGTTTTTTTAAAAATGATTGATCAGATGAAGCTTGATAAATATGTGAAAAAGCTGGATAGCCTAACATTTACGAAACTTTTTATATATGCCCAATTGAAGCAGCTTGATAGCCTAAAAAAAATCAGTTTCAAGGTGAAAAACAAAAAGAAATTACAGAAAGAACTTGGCTTAAAAAGTATTAGTAAATCTCAACTTTCTCGCAAACTCTCCGATCTACCCCCGGAGATTTTTGAAGTTATTTTGCATCACTTGGTTGAACAAATCTATCGGGAATTCGGAAAAGAAAAGGGCGATGATTTACTAGGAAAAATCCATCTTATTGATTCAACAACCATCTCCTTATGCCTTAGCCAGTATCGATGGGCTGATTTTCGAAATACAAAAGCTGGAGTTAAAATCCATACTCGAGTAGTATTTCATGAAGGGGAAACTTTCCCAGACAAAATCATGATTACTCCTGCTAGACCAGCAGATGTCACACAGTTAGATGGTTTAATGATAATCGATAAGGATGCGCTCCATGTGTTTGACCGGGGTTACTTTGATTTTAAAAAGTTCGATGAGTACTGCCGTCATAATATTCGATTTTGTACTCGTATCAAGGAAAACACTGTCATCCATGTCATTGAAGAACTTCCCGTTGACCCGTCGTCAAACATTTCTCGGGAAGCAATAGTAAAACTGGGAAGGATGAAATATCCCGTTAGACTGATAGAAACGAAAGATAGTCAAGGAAATACCCTATCTATCATCATCAATGATGCAAAAATGAGTGCACAAGAAATTAGTGAACTTTACCGTAATCGCTGGCAAATTGAACTTTTCTTCAAGTGGATGAAGCAGCATTTAATCATTAAAAGATGTTATGGAAAGAGCGCGAATGCTGTTTTCAACCAAATTTACATAGCCATGATTACTTTTTGTTTAACTTTATTGATGAAGAAAAAAGTAAGTTATCAGGGAACGCTCCTTGAGATGTTTGAATTTATAGAAGAATATTGGTCAAAAAGCTTCTTCGAATTTATAAAAGAACTATTTAAAACACCTGATCGATCATCATATGGACGAAGGCCACTTAACCATGAACAAATTTTCATTGAAACCCTAGCACAGTTTGAAAAAGGAGATGTACAGCATTTAGATGATTTAACATATGACCCTATTTATTTGTAA
- the tpx gene encoding thiol peroxidase produces the protein MASITFKGNPVTLLGNEVKVGDKAPDFKVLANDLSEVTLADTKGQVRLISVVPSLDTGVCDAQTRRFNEEASKLDNVKVLTISVDLPFAQKRWCGANGIENVQTLSDHRDLSFGEAYGVAIKELRLLARAVFVIDSNDTVTYVEYVSEATNHPNYEAAIEAVKQAK, from the coding sequence ATGGCATCAATCACTTTTAAAGGAAACCCTGTCACTTTGTTAGGAAATGAAGTAAAGGTTGGAGACAAAGCCCCTGATTTTAAAGTATTAGCTAACGATTTGTCTGAAGTAACTTTAGCGGATACAAAAGGGCAGGTTCGCTTAATCAGTGTTGTTCCTTCTCTTGACACTGGAGTTTGTGATGCACAAACACGACGATTTAATGAAGAAGCCTCAAAGCTTGATAACGTGAAAGTATTAACAATCAGTGTTGATTTGCCGTTTGCTCAAAAACGCTGGTGTGGAGCCAACGGAATTGAAAATGTCCAAACACTTTCCGACCACCGCGATCTTTCTTTCGGTGAAGCGTACGGAGTAGCGATTAAAGAACTTCGGTTACTTGCCCGTGCTGTGTTTGTTATTGATTCCAATGACACAGTCACCTATGTTGAATATGTGAGTGAAGCAACGAACCATCCGAACTATGAAGCAGCAATCGAAGCTGTTAAACAAGCAAAGTAA
- the ytfJ gene encoding GerW family sporulation protein, with protein sequence MSDHPIQGLMTTALESLKEMIDVNTIIGDPVETPDGSVILTVSKVGFGFAAGGSEFVLDGSGTGSSQEQGTVQGQSKHPFGGGSGGGVSITPIAFLIVNSQGVKMLHLDESTHLYEKILDLAPQAVEKIRQMFDKKNDHSNKTHYQEYEQNPNNGPKKDLEF encoded by the coding sequence ATGTCCGATCATCCTATTCAAGGATTAATGACAACAGCGTTGGAAAGTTTGAAAGAAATGATTGATGTGAATACAATAATTGGTGATCCCGTTGAAACCCCTGATGGAAGCGTAATCTTAACTGTTTCAAAAGTAGGTTTTGGCTTCGCGGCAGGCGGAAGCGAATTTGTATTAGACGGATCAGGAACAGGGTCCTCACAGGAACAGGGAACGGTACAAGGCCAATCTAAGCATCCTTTTGGCGGAGGAAGCGGCGGCGGTGTATCAATTACGCCAATTGCTTTCTTGATTGTCAATTCGCAAGGTGTAAAAATGCTCCACCTTGATGAAAGTACACACCTTTATGAAAAAATATTGGATCTTGCACCGCAGGCTGTTGAGAAAATCCGGCAAATGTTTGATAAGAAAAATGATCATTCGAATAAAACTCATTATCAAGAGTATGAGCAAAACCCAAATAACGGACCAAAAAAAGATTTGGAATTTTAA